A window of the Thalassospira indica genome harbors these coding sequences:
- the gatC gene encoding Asp-tRNA(Asn)/Glu-tRNA(Gln) amidotransferase subunit GatC gives MSSLDKETVRRIAYLSRINVSEEGLSELAGDLTRILDFVEELQEVDVEGCEPLTSVADLTLPLRKDEVTDGNIQQKVLSNAPMTDAGCFVVPKVVE, from the coding sequence ATGTCGTCTTTGGATAAGGAAACAGTTCGCCGTATTGCCTATCTTTCGCGTATCAACGTGTCCGAAGAAGGCCTTTCCGAACTGGCGGGAGATTTGACCCGTATCCTCGATTTTGTCGAGGAACTGCAAGAAGTTGATGTTGAAGGCTGTGAGCCGCTGACATCTGTTGCCGATCTGACCCTGCCGCTGCGCAAGGACGAAGTCACCGATGGCAATATCCAGCAAAAAGTGCTGTCAAACGCACCGATGACTGATGCTGGCTGTTTTGTTGTGCCCAAGGTGGTTGAATAA
- the gatA gene encoding Asp-tRNA(Asn)/Glu-tRNA(Gln) amidotransferase subunit GatA, whose protein sequence is MTDLTKLTLAEARDGLAKGDYTSVELTEAHLKSMDVHRNLNAYITETPEKAMEMAKVSDAKRAKGSAGKMEGLPIAVKDLFCTEGVQTTAASHILEGFKPEYESTVTSNLFGNGAVMLGKANLDEFAMGSSNTSSYYGNVINPWKDKSGKDLVPGGSSGGSAAAVAANMALAATGTDTGGSIRQPASYCGIVGLKPTYGRCSRWGIVAFASSLDQAGPMTKTVRDAAIMLGSMAGHDAKDSTSAPIAVPDFEAALTGDIRGMKIGIPKEYRVDGMPEEISKLWDNGVAMLRDAGAEVVDVTLPHTKYALGTYYIVAPAEASSNLARYDGLRYGQRVMDDGDSLDDMYMKSRAAGFGKEVQRRIMIGTYVLSAGYYDAYYNKALKVRRRIYQDFEGAFGKVDAILTPTAPSAAFAIGENEGDPVKMYLNDVFTVPASLAGLPGISVPTGLSAEGLPLGLQLIGKPFDEETVLRVGGVLESAANFTAKPAGQEG, encoded by the coding sequence ATGACTGATCTGACAAAGCTGACACTTGCAGAAGCCCGCGATGGGCTTGCAAAGGGTGATTATACCTCGGTCGAACTGACCGAAGCACACCTGAAATCGATGGACGTGCATCGCAATCTGAACGCGTACATCACCGAAACTCCGGAAAAAGCCATGGAAATGGCCAAGGTATCCGATGCCAAGCGCGCCAAGGGCAGTGCTGGCAAAATGGAAGGCCTGCCGATTGCTGTCAAAGACCTGTTCTGCACAGAAGGTGTCCAGACCACGGCGGCATCGCACATCCTCGAAGGTTTCAAACCGGAATATGAATCCACTGTTACCAGCAACCTGTTTGGTAATGGTGCGGTGATGCTGGGCAAGGCGAACCTTGATGAGTTCGCCATGGGGTCGTCCAACACGTCTTCCTATTACGGCAACGTGATCAACCCGTGGAAAGACAAGTCCGGCAAGGATCTGGTTCCGGGTGGCTCATCTGGTGGTTCCGCCGCCGCTGTTGCTGCCAACATGGCTTTGGCCGCTACCGGTACCGATACCGGTGGCTCGATCCGTCAGCCGGCATCATATTGCGGCATTGTTGGTCTGAAGCCGACCTATGGTCGTTGCTCGCGCTGGGGCATTGTTGCCTTTGCAAGCTCGCTTGATCAGGCTGGTCCGATGACCAAAACCGTGCGTGATGCGGCAATCATGCTGGGTTCGATGGCGGGTCACGATGCCAAGGACAGCACGTCTGCACCGATTGCAGTTCCGGATTTCGAAGCGGCCCTGACCGGTGACATCCGTGGCATGAAAATCGGTATTCCGAAGGAATATCGTGTCGATGGCATGCCTGAAGAAATTAGCAAGCTTTGGGATAACGGCGTTGCGATGTTGCGCGATGCGGGTGCCGAAGTTGTCGATGTGACCCTGCCGCACACCAAATATGCTCTGGGCACCTATTACATCGTCGCCCCGGCTGAGGCATCGTCAAACCTTGCACGTTATGACGGCCTTCGTTACGGCCAGCGTGTGATGGATGATGGCGACAGCCTTGATGACATGTACATGAAATCCCGTGCTGCCGGTTTCGGCAAGGAAGTCCAGCGCCGTATCATGATCGGTACCTATGTGCTGTCGGCTGGTTATTATGACGCCTATTACAACAAGGCGCTTAAAGTCCGTCGTCGTATTTATCAGGACTTCGAAGGTGCATTTGGCAAGGTCGATGCGATCCTGACGCCGACCGCACCGTCTGCGGCTTTTGCCATTGGTGAAAACGAAGGTGATCCGGTCAAGATGTATCTCAATGACGTCTTTACCGTTCCGGCAAGCCTTGCGGGTCTTCCGGGCATTTCGGTGCCGACCGGTCTTTCGGCCGAAGGATTGCCGCTGGGTCTTCAGCTGATTGGCAAGCCGTTTGATGAAGAAACCGTTCTGCGTGTTGGTGGCGTGCTCGAAAGTGCTGCCAACTTTACCGCAAAACCTGCCGGGCAGGAGGGCTGA
- a CDS encoding ABC transporter permease, whose protein sequence is MNEVISYVRRPELMTFTMPLVALLGAMFGFITGNIFGSPWVGFVIGALVGAALAFVFSKIVKVKSKQKTLATGVLFGGVGMIFGGLGGLFGGFLVGISMGWFANWVGSGRYRAGVPIYYTPGQVLWHNAFLFICAFVFFFLIAPLLPVIWLSFNAENFFTFTPEMLSFKAEGYSLKHYRDFLGTDEWMVPLKNSLIIAPIATLISLSLGTLAAIGLSQSHVPGRQAMMAVLISPMIVPLIISATGMFFFYAPLGNWLELNLGLNQAFVGYVKVILAHAVLGIPFVIITVTATLVGFDKSLTRAAANMGANPVTTFFKVQMPLILPGVISGGLFAFITSFDEVVVVLFVGSARQQTLPWQMYTGLREQISPTILAAATILVSVSILLLLTVELLRRRSERLRGMSPG, encoded by the coding sequence ATGAATGAAGTAATCTCATACGTAAGACGGCCCGAACTGATGACTTTCACGATGCCACTGGTGGCCTTGTTAGGTGCGATGTTCGGCTTCATTACCGGCAACATCTTTGGCAGCCCGTGGGTCGGGTTCGTCATCGGTGCTTTGGTCGGGGCGGCACTGGCCTTTGTGTTCTCGAAAATCGTCAAAGTGAAAAGCAAACAGAAAACGCTGGCAACTGGTGTGCTTTTCGGTGGAGTAGGCATGATTTTCGGCGGGCTTGGCGGCTTGTTTGGCGGCTTCCTTGTCGGTATTTCGATGGGCTGGTTTGCCAACTGGGTTGGAAGCGGTAGATACCGGGCCGGCGTTCCGATCTATTACACGCCGGGTCAGGTTCTTTGGCACAACGCGTTCCTGTTTATCTGTGCGTTTGTGTTCTTCTTCCTGATCGCGCCGCTTCTGCCGGTGATCTGGCTCAGCTTCAATGCCGAGAACTTCTTTACCTTCACGCCAGAAATGCTGAGCTTCAAGGCAGAAGGCTATAGCCTCAAGCATTATCGCGATTTCCTGGGTACCGATGAATGGATGGTGCCACTCAAGAACTCGTTGATCATTGCTCCGATTGCGACGCTGATTTCGCTATCCCTTGGGACACTTGCCGCAATTGGTCTTAGCCAGTCGCACGTGCCGGGGCGCCAGGCGATGATGGCCGTGCTTATTTCCCCGATGATCGTGCCGTTGATCATTTCGGCCACCGGCATGTTCTTCTTTTACGCGCCGCTGGGCAACTGGCTTGAGCTTAATCTTGGCCTCAATCAGGCATTTGTCGGCTATGTGAAGGTGATCCTGGCCCACGCTGTTCTGGGCATTCCGTTTGTCATCATCACGGTCACCGCAACGTTGGTTGGCTTTGACAAGTCACTGACCCGTGCGGCGGCAAACATGGGGGCAAACCCGGTCACCACCTTCTTCAAGGTTCAGATGCCTCTGATCCTGCCGGGTGTGATTTCGGGCGGCCTGTTTGCCTTTATCACCTCGTTTGATGAAGTGGTTGTGGTGCTGTTTGTCGGGTCTGCCCGTCAGCAAACCTTGCCATGGCAGATGTATACCGGTCTGCGCGAACAGATCTCGCCGACCATTCTGGCAGCCGCGACGATCCTTGTATCTGTCTCGATCCTGCTGCTGCTGACCGTGGAACTGCTGCGTCGTCGTTCCGAACGTCTGCGTGGTATGAGCCCGGGCTAA